A single Mobula hypostoma chromosome 26, sMobHyp1.1, whole genome shotgun sequence DNA region contains:
- the id3 gene encoding DNA-binding protein inhibitor ID-3, with the protein MKAISPMRSVRSCHEAVCCLSDQSLAISRGKNPVEDSITLLYDMNDCYCKLMELVPSIPQNRKVSKMEILQHVIDYIFDLQIALESQQKDPENTASSSSLLTLQRSELSSEGESLTLCH; encoded by the exons ATGAAAGCTATCAGCCCCATGCGATCAGTGAGAAGCTGTCACGAGGCCGTGTGCTGCTTGTCTGATCAGAGTTTGGCGATCTCACGGGGTAAGAACCCGGTGGAAGACTCCATCACCTTGTTATACGACATGAACGACTGCTACTGTAAACTGATGGAGCTGGTCCCTAGCATTCCCCAGAACAGAAAAGTCAGCAAAATGGAAATCCTCCAGCACGTTATCGATTATATATTTGACCTACAGATTGCATTAGAAAGCCAGCAAAAGGATCCCGAGAACACCGCATCGAGCAGCTCCCTACTAACCTTGCAG CGATCGGAACTGTCTAGTGAAGGAGAGAGTCTGACCTTGTGTCACTGA